One Coffea arabica cultivar ET-39 chromosome 5e, Coffea Arabica ET-39 HiFi, whole genome shotgun sequence DNA segment encodes these proteins:
- the LOC140006995 gene encoding uncharacterized protein gives MKIPHINPGCPRMKCSSSESLALDFQSPTGVGSTMENSDLLKKTIDPLNTAASLALDTVGSSDVIPLSSSTKVMNITDWFSLGNSFASDTIASSDHPTPVSSSSTVTIHSHFRVGTSLGCRWREGYGRMLWFEDTEEEEEAAKSSGCVLPYLPSG, from the exons ATGAAAATCCCTCATATAAACCCCGGATGCCCCCGGATGAAG TGCTCGAGTTCTGAATCATTGGCGTTGGATTTTCAATCGCCGACCGGTGTTGGTTCCACTATGGAGAACTCGGACTTACTTAAG AAAACAATTGATCCATTGAATACGGCAGCTTCACTTGCATTGGATACTGTTGGTTCATCTGATGTCATACCTCTGTCGTCAAGTACGAAAGTCATG AATATTACTGACTGGTTTAGTCTTGGAAATTCATTTGCATCGGACACTATTGCTTCATCTGATCACCCAACTCCTGTGTCCTCAAGTTCTACAGTTACG ATTCACTCTCATTTCAGGGTTGGCACGAGCTTGGGTTGTCGGTGGCGTGAAGGATACGGTAGAATGTTATGGTTTGAAGacacagaagaagaagaagaagctgcTAAGTCCTCCGGCTGCGTCCTACCATATCTCCCCAGTGGCTGA